The Huiozyma naganishii CBS 8797 chromosome 1, complete genome genome window below encodes:
- the RIC1 gene encoding Ric1p (similar to Saccharomyces cerevisiae RIC1 (YLR039C); ancestral locus Anc_2.402) — translation MQLWPFSPPQQFSVSKRASSLDGLPLDDNEIVGTLTLPQSNVLIMATPARALVYNLKPLALVAVHERTASSIEEFGLNISLRSSMTFDNPINGLVSKKETEFLAWYKGKLVFYVITANNFLLTYQILKNSTQMTTFKEYGLPIIDPSNFDEDLEQDYDYNADDDTLTVFEKNNSSRMIQNGYVATKDKGFLGLFSTHNELAAEEVPIKNLELRLKIVLKFDFDVVDIVGFKKFTEIGDGRYEENLIVLYPHGLQLLRLVDFKLSDSTLVKIERGLKICVCNEDIYVVGNDPQSNKTLIHQLDISKLSSEAFMLCDNGPLHSTFQIKKQLVLCYERKVVKFDTLSKSVCFEFNLPFNSRVCKPINDDTLLFISDKNTLHFYTTLGNLLFLIDHDSPHSYPHYNYSDFTSFSNFLVTTSKRGEFQLWELWKEYSQTHYDFRNTKVYLLNRGNDILFYSPQSDAPLSHEILPVIKLPLKSLNNYISTIRINGNLKLMALFISNKNLLLIHNMETNVWFNYSNLTIIDMHWLANNYLVVHLKHEDGSRTLQCLRIPLQGLETKELSEFVIWEYSVPENERVVSFHVNTLFRYKPLKIKGKEPSKLAERYFKTAEIILLTDTRLLVFDAISTIDISGVNLLKRFHLYIKVEIPNDSGLADIEWAMSFREGLLIYAGGKILRLDKMDADEWNSVKLLSNVERILDVQKDQIFLLQENRYLYFNITDLWDNQNSVLERGIEDEEYPVAVSPASAILHSLHCIFNKDHSKLVVKHEIYLDKLILARMQVGASVDDITTEFHNLKHYKFALEKILSSKILEHGDLTQILNLVKSCHGSLDQSLRNPNSDMLEIVSNCLRKIETKHWRVLFSSLHMTPRDLLALCIEGNEAKMLGILLLVFLNFNGEELLIDSSSGSKWAPNLEVIDEHSQEAGHEQETTNSELLGVDKILSDEELMLRVLNILVSSAAGATDPNRASEAWDLCFQLVRFLRELDKQNSTSLVQKAVQMLQQHTK, via the coding sequence AGACAGAATTCCTGGCGTGGTACAAGGGTAAACTGGTCTTTTATGTGATAACTGCGAATAACTTTTTGCTCACGTATCAAATACTAAAAAACTCGACACAGATGACGACATTCAAAGAATATGGATTGCCCATCATTGATCCGTCCAACTTTGATGAAGATCTGGAACAAGATTACGACTATAATGCAGACGATGACACGTTGACcgtgtttgaaaagaacaactCGTCACGGATGATACAGAACGGTTATGTGGCAACAAAAGATAAAGGATTTCTAGGGTTGTTTTCAACCCACAATGAATTGGCAGCAGAGGAGGTGCCCATAAAAAACTTGGAGTTGAGACTAAAGATTGTATTGAAATTTGATTTCgatgttgttgatattgttgGCTTCAAAAAGTTCACTGAAATCGGTGATGGCAGGTACGAAGAGAATCTGATTGTATTATATCCTCATGGGCTTCAGCTGCTGCGTTTAGTTGACTTTAAACTATCTGATAGCACATTGGTTAAGATCGAAAGAGGTCTTAAGATATGTGTTTGCAATGAAGACATATATGTTGTCGGAAACGATCCTCAGTCCAATAAAACCTTGATTCATCAATTGGATATTTCCAAATTATCCTCAGAGGCATTTATGTTGTGCGATAATGGACCATTACACTCGACCTTTCAAATAAAGAAACAGCTTGTGTTGTGTTATGAGCGAAAGGTTGTTAAATTTGATACTCTCAGCAAATCAGTATGCTTTGAGTTCAATCTACCGTTTAACAGTCGAGTTTGTAAGCCAATCAATGACGACACCCTGTTGTTCATCAGTGACAAAAACACGCTTCATTTCTACACAACGCTGGGCAACCTTTTGTTTTTAATTGATCATGACAGTCCGCATAGTTATCCCCACTACAATTATTCGGATTTCACGTCGTTCAGTAACTTTTTAGTTACAACGAGTAAACGCGGTGAGTTTCAACTTTGGGAACTATGGAAAGAATACTCCCAAACGCACTACGATTTTAGGAATACGAAAGTTTATTTACTAAACAGGGGAAATGATATATTGTTCTACTCTCCTCAAAGTGATGCTCCTCTCAGTCACGAGATCTTACCGGTGATAAAGTTACCgctgaaaagtttgaatAACTACATTTCAACCATTCGTATCAACGGTAATCTGAAGCTAATGGCATTGTTCATCTCTAACAAGAATTTACTTCTAATCCACAATATGGAGACGAATGTGTGGTTCAATTACTCCAACCTTACGATCATAGATATGCATTGGCTAGCAAATAATTACTTGGTCGTTCATCTGAAGCACGAAGATGGGTCACGCACGTTACAGTGTCTGCGAATTCCATTACAGGGCCTGGAGACCAAAGAACTGTCTGAGTTCGTCATATGGGAGTATTCAGTCCCTGAGAATGAAAGGGTAGTCAGCTTTCATGTCAACACACTCTTCAGATATAAACCGCTTAAGATCAAGGGGAAAGAGCCAAGCAAACTGGCGGAACGATACTTCAAGACTGCTGAGATTATTTTGCTGACGGATACACGTCTGCTGGTATTTGACGCTATCTCCACAATTGATATCAGTGGGGTTAATTTGTTAAAGAGATTCCACTTGTACATCAAGGTAGAGATACCGAATGACAGTGGACTGGCAGATATTGAATGGGCTATGAGTTTCAGAGAGGGCCTATTGATATATGCAGGGGGGAAGATCTTACGGCTTGATAAGATGGACGCTGATGAATGGAACAGTGTCAAGTTACTGTCCAATGTGGAAAGAATATTAGATGTTCAAAAGGACcagatttttttgcttcaaGAAAACCGCTATCTGTATTTTAACATTACCGATCTATGGGATAATCAAAATAGCGTATTGGAACGTGGGattgaggatgaggaataccctgttgctgtttcgCCCGCTTCTGCGATTTTGCATTCTTTACACTGCATCTTTAATAAAGACCATTCAAAGCTTGTGGTGAAACACGAGATTTATCTGGACAAGCTGATACTAGCTAGGATGCAGGTTGGTGCCAGTGTGGATGATATTACGACGGAATTCCACAATCTAAAGCATTACAAATTTGCCCTGGAAAAGATCCTCTCATCCAAAATCTTAGAGCATGGTGATTTAACGCAAATCCTGAATCTGGTAAAGTCATGTCACGGTTCTTTGGACCAATCGCTGAGAAACCCGAACAGCGACATGCTGGAGATTGTCAGCAACTGTTTGCGAAAGATCGAGACCAAACACTGGAGAGTTCTTTTTAGCAGTCTCCACATGACGCCGAGAGACTTGCTAGCTTTATGCATAGAGGGAAATGAAGCCAAAATGCTGGGCATTCTGCTGCTTGTGTTTTTAAACTTCAATGGTGAAGAACTGCTGATCGATTCGAGCTCAGGCAGTAAATGGGCCCCGAACCTAGAAGTGATCGACGAACACTCGCAGGAGGCAGGGCATGAACAAGAGACCACGAATTCCGAACTGTTAGGTGTCGACAAGATACTGAGTGACGAAGAACTAATGCTACGTGTGCTGAATATCCTTGTATCGAGTGCAGCTGGCGCTACTGATCCGAACAGGGCCTCCGAAGCCTGGGACCTGTGTTTCCAGCTGGTACGTTTTCTAAGGGAGCTCGACAAGCAGAACAGTACATCGCTCGTACAAAAGGCTGTTCAGATGTTGCAGCAGCATACCAAATGA
- the COX12 gene encoding cytochrome c oxidase subunit VIb (similar to Saccharomyces cerevisiae COX12 (YLR038C); ancestral locus Anc_2.403) translates to MSEEIKPTSEVPAAETAAPENPLHTVGFDARFPQQNQTKHCWQSYVDYHKCINLKGEDFAPCKVFWRTYSSLCPVDWVEKWDEQREKGIFPGNVNVE, encoded by the coding sequence ATGAGTGAGGAGATAAAACCAACGTCTGAGGTTCCAGCAGCGGAGACCGCTGCTCCGGAGAACCCACTGCATACTGTAGGGTTCGATGCTAGGTTCCCGCAACAGAACCAAACAAAGCACTGCTGGCAGTCGTATGTGGACTACCACAAGTGTATCAATTTGAAAGGTGAGGATTTTGCTCCCTGTAAGGTGTTTTGGAGAACATATTCTTCGCTTTGTCCTGTGGATTGGGTGGAAAAATGGGATGAACAACGAGAGAAGGGTATTTTCCCTGGTAATGTTAATGTTGAATGA